A part of Kitasatospora acidiphila genomic DNA contains:
- a CDS encoding FtsK/SpoIIIE domain-containing protein yields MGVQILWAVLLVAVAALAIAAPGLRSNRPDAWWCLIGYPLSVIRILATWRRLTTTIGLAVPRRPARLLVGSVVLKGDPLRPIPPRRSLPRLRQGGLEATARLHPGQVPDDFARFTEAIAHAWRVFAVRIVPVGRGHVRLVALAWDPLASPKVPRVTQYEPLRAVVGRREDGAVWAIDLHLVPHWFVVGATQSGKSTLIAALVKQLAPQRVALFGIDLKGGLELSLFEPRLSALAPDRSSAGRLLARLVAEVETRMVLCRKAGVRSNKDLPKQLRRPPIVIIVDEVAELYLMATREEKNEVGEISTNLLRIAQLGAALDAHLVIAGQRVGSDLGPGVTALRAQLGGRVCHRVNDPGTAEMALGDLSKEALVAAQQITTAERGVAVTIGEDGRWMRTRSIHVTPEEARRVAKKYAHLTPVWHEEEGTYL; encoded by the coding sequence ATGGGAGTTCAGATCCTCTGGGCGGTGCTCCTGGTGGCCGTGGCCGCGCTGGCCATCGCCGCGCCTGGACTCCGCAGCAACCGTCCGGACGCGTGGTGGTGCCTGATCGGCTACCCGCTGTCGGTGATCCGCATCCTGGCCACCTGGCGCCGACTCACCACGACCATCGGCCTGGCCGTGCCCCGGCGGCCGGCCCGACTGCTGGTCGGCAGCGTCGTCCTCAAGGGCGATCCGCTCCGGCCGATCCCGCCCCGACGCAGCTTGCCGCGCCTGCGCCAGGGCGGCCTTGAAGCCACTGCGCGCCTTCACCCCGGGCAAGTCCCCGACGACTTCGCCCGGTTCACCGAAGCCATCGCCCACGCGTGGCGCGTCTTTGCGGTGCGGATCGTCCCCGTCGGGCGCGGGCATGTGCGTCTGGTCGCGCTCGCCTGGGATCCTTTGGCGTCGCCCAAGGTGCCCAGGGTCACGCAGTATGAGCCGCTGCGCGCGGTGGTGGGTCGTCGTGAGGACGGCGCGGTATGGGCGATCGACTTGCACCTCGTGCCGCACTGGTTTGTCGTCGGTGCCACCCAGTCCGGCAAGTCCACGCTGATCGCCGCTCTGGTGAAGCAACTCGCACCGCAACGAGTCGCGCTGTTCGGCATCGACCTCAAGGGCGGCCTCGAACTCTCGCTGTTCGAACCGCGGCTCTCCGCCCTGGCCCCGGATCGGTCGTCCGCCGGCCGGTTGCTGGCCCGCCTGGTCGCTGAGGTTGAGACCCGGATGGTGCTGTGCCGCAAGGCCGGTGTCCGCTCCAACAAGGATCTGCCCAAGCAGCTCCGTCGGCCGCCCATCGTGATCATCGTCGACGAGGTTGCCGAGCTGTACCTGATGGCCACCCGGGAGGAGAAGAACGAGGTCGGGGAGATCTCCACCAACCTCCTGCGGATCGCACAGCTCGGCGCCGCCCTGGACGCCCACCTCGTCATCGCCGGACAGCGGGTCGGCTCGGACCTCGGCCCCGGCGTCACCGCACTCCGTGCCCAACTGGGCGGCCGCGTCTGCCACCGCGTCAACGACCCCGGTACGGCGGAAATGGCACTCGGCGATCTCTCCAAGGAAGCCCTGGTTGCCGCCCAGCAGATCACTACGGCCGAACGGGGCGTCGCCGTCACCATCGGCGAGGACGGCCGCTGGATGCGAACTCGCTCGATCCACGTGACCCCCGAAGAGGCCCGACGGGTGGCCAAGAAGTACGCCCACCTCACCCCCGTGTGGCACGAAGAGGAAGGGACCTACCTGTGA